The following coding sequences lie in one Phycicoccus duodecadis genomic window:
- a CDS encoding SRPBCC family protein, whose amino-acid sequence MKITGTSTLDAPPSVVWRAILDPAVLARCIPGCEALTTVGEDRYAMTVTAGVAAIKGTYTGEVALTDMEKPSVLRLRANGSGAPGTIDADVRVRLAPSAGGGTDLSYEADATVGGTIGGVGQRMLAGVTRKMAGQFFSALDADIAAPGAVTVVPGGPPAGSGVPAVPAPAGTPAVGQTFSGRAAAAPTARSSRDLVLAAVAGGLLALAGVALGARIGRNR is encoded by the coding sequence ATGAAGATCACCGGCACCTCGACGCTCGACGCCCCACCCTCCGTGGTGTGGCGCGCCATCCTCGACCCCGCCGTGCTGGCCCGCTGCATCCCGGGCTGCGAGGCGCTGACCACCGTCGGCGAGGACCGTTACGCCATGACCGTCACCGCCGGGGTGGCCGCCATCAAGGGCACGTACACCGGCGAGGTGGCGCTCACCGACATGGAGAAGCCCTCGGTCCTGCGCCTGCGCGCCAACGGCTCCGGCGCCCCCGGCACCATCGACGCCGACGTGCGGGTGCGCCTGGCCCCCTCGGCCGGCGGCGGCACCGACCTCAGCTACGAGGCCGACGCCACCGTCGGCGGCACCATCGGCGGGGTGGGCCAGCGGATGCTCGCCGGCGTCACCCGCAAGATGGCGGGCCAGTTCTTCAGCGCCCTCGACGCCGACATCGCGGCGCCCGGGGCGGTCACCGTCGTCCCCGGCGGCCCCCCAGCCGGTTCCGGCGTCCCGGCCGTCCCGGCCCCCGCGGGCACCCCGGCGGTCGGCCAGACGTTCAGCGGGAGGGCGGCCGCGGCCCCGACGGCCCGCTCGTCCCGCGACCTGGTCCTGGCCGCCGTCGCGGGCGGTCTCCTGGCCCTGGCCGGCGTCGCGCTCGGCGCCCGGATCGGAAGGAACCGCTGA
- a CDS encoding carbon-nitrogen hydrolase family protein, whose amino-acid sequence MRPFTVAAVQVAPHPGALTAESVTHNIDRCVEYVRRCVEATGAELVVLPESCTTGFTPGIPTEELWELVSEVPGPITQRLCDVAAELGIHLVAGTYERGPSPETVYNCSVLIDPRGVVRGVYRKTHPFCTEAVSGGGWVTSGDTVTVVDTELGRIGMIICFDGDYPELSRIQAVRGAEVICRPSALLRSADVWELTSRARAYDNHVYVVGANATGTDAAGVHYFGNSHVVTPIGHIVAKAASHEGWVSARLDPAEALASLTPGSNVGQGFDHLRDRNLDLIRSHREDLEAPAKSSFPHA is encoded by the coding sequence ATGCGCCCGTTCACCGTCGCCGCCGTGCAGGTCGCCCCGCACCCGGGGGCCCTCACGGCCGAGTCCGTCACCCACAACATCGACCGCTGCGTCGAGTACGTGCGCCGCTGCGTCGAGGCCACCGGCGCCGAGCTCGTGGTGCTGCCCGAGTCGTGCACCACCGGCTTCACCCCCGGCATCCCCACCGAGGAGCTCTGGGAGCTCGTCTCGGAGGTCCCCGGGCCCATCACGCAGCGGCTCTGCGACGTCGCCGCCGAGCTCGGCATCCACCTCGTCGCCGGCACCTACGAGCGGGGCCCCAGCCCCGAGACGGTCTACAACTGCTCGGTGCTGATCGACCCGCGCGGCGTCGTCCGGGGGGTCTACCGCAAGACCCACCCGTTCTGCACCGAGGCGGTCTCCGGCGGCGGCTGGGTCACCTCGGGCGACACCGTCACCGTGGTCGACACCGAGCTGGGGCGGATCGGCATGATCATCTGCTTCGACGGCGACTACCCCGAGCTGTCGCGCATCCAGGCGGTGCGCGGGGCCGAGGTCATCTGCCGTCCCTCGGCGCTGCTGCGCTCGGCCGACGTCTGGGAGCTCACCTCGCGGGCCCGGGCCTACGACAACCACGTCTACGTCGTCGGCGCCAACGCCACCGGCACCGACGCCGCCGGCGTGCACTACTTCGGCAACTCGCACGTGGTGACTCCCATCGGCCACATCGTCGCCAAGGCCGCCTCCCACGAGGGATGGGTCAGCGCCCGCCTCGACCCGGCCGAGGCGCTGGCGTCGCTGACCCCCGGCTCCAACGTCGGCCAGGGCTTCGACCACCTGCGCGACCGCAACCTCGACCTCATCCGGAGCCACCGCGAGGACCTCGAGGCCCCCGCAAAGTCCTCGTTCCCGCACGCCTGA
- a CDS encoding RidA family protein: MPREVLCTPDAPSSPLYSQGVRAGGHLHVSGLVGIDPSTGELAGAGIQDQTRQALRNCRAVLGAGGATLDDVVEVGVLLTRSEDFAGLNEEYARWFPPPGPARYVARLGVDLPGVLVSIRMTAVTA, from the coding sequence GTGCCTCGAGAGGTCCTCTGCACCCCCGACGCCCCGAGCTCGCCGCTCTACAGCCAGGGCGTGCGGGCCGGGGGACACCTCCACGTCTCGGGGCTCGTGGGCATCGACCCGAGCACCGGCGAGCTGGCCGGAGCGGGCATCCAGGACCAGACCCGCCAGGCGCTGCGCAACTGCCGGGCGGTCCTGGGCGCCGGCGGGGCCACGCTGGACGACGTGGTCGAGGTGGGTGTCCTGCTGACCCGGTCCGAGGACTTCGCCGGCCTCAACGAGGAGTACGCCCGCTGGTTCCCCCCTCCGGGCCCGGCGCGGTACGTGGCGCGGCTCGGCGTGGACCTGCCCGGGGTCCTCGTCTCGATCCGGATGACCGCCGTCACCGCCTGA
- a CDS encoding flotillin family protein: MFGFDVSVGLVAVLGLVLLVVLSGLVIASRYRVAGPNEAFIVTGRKGKEVKNPETGEMSTDLSGQKVVMGGGIFVVPFVQRLHILDLSSRRIMVQIRGAVSGQGVKLNLDGVAIVKVGGNEDSIRAAAQRFLTQQGEIETFTQETLAGSLRSIVGSLTVEQIIRDRAAFAQRVADEAESSLTGQGLVLDTFQIQDITDDGTYLSDLGRPESAKVGQLAAIAEANARQAAEQARIVAEQEIAVSQRQLALKTAEIKAETDAAQAQAAAAGPLAQADRDQAILTEQEKVAVRQAALKERQLDTEVRKPADAARYRVEQEAEAARNAAIAEAEARKAASIAAAQADAEKARLTGEAEKARRSALADAEAIEGTRRGEADKALRVAQADATRAEGEAQASAILATGQAEAEAMNKRADAFARYNEAAVLQMLVEVLPKVAREVAAPMAAIDHLTVVSTDGAGALPRQVTDNLTQTLAMLKNTTGVDMQEILQRYTANATGGSAAAAAPAVAAPRGDAGA; this comes from the coding sequence ATGTTCGGGTTCGATGTCTCCGTCGGTCTCGTCGCCGTCCTAGGGCTCGTCCTCCTCGTCGTCCTCAGCGGGCTCGTCATCGCCTCGCGCTACCGCGTGGCCGGCCCCAACGAGGCGTTCATCGTCACCGGCCGCAAGGGCAAGGAGGTCAAGAACCCCGAGACGGGCGAGATGTCCACCGACCTCTCCGGCCAGAAGGTCGTCATGGGCGGCGGCATCTTCGTGGTGCCGTTCGTGCAGCGCCTGCACATCCTCGACCTGTCGAGCCGCCGCATCATGGTGCAGATCCGGGGGGCGGTCTCGGGGCAGGGCGTCAAGCTCAACCTCGACGGCGTCGCCATCGTCAAGGTCGGCGGCAACGAGGACTCCATCCGGGCCGCGGCCCAGCGCTTCCTGACCCAGCAGGGCGAGATCGAGACCTTCACCCAGGAGACCCTCGCCGGGTCGCTGCGCTCGATCGTCGGCTCACTCACGGTCGAGCAGATCATCCGCGACCGGGCCGCGTTCGCCCAGCGGGTCGCCGACGAGGCCGAGTCCTCGCTCACCGGCCAGGGCCTGGTCCTCGACACCTTCCAGATCCAGGACATCACCGACGACGGCACCTACCTCTCCGACCTCGGGCGCCCCGAGTCGGCCAAGGTCGGCCAGCTGGCCGCCATCGCCGAGGCCAACGCCCGCCAGGCCGCCGAGCAGGCCCGCATCGTCGCCGAGCAGGAGATCGCGGTCAGCCAGCGCCAGCTCGCGCTGAAGACCGCCGAGATCAAGGCCGAGACCGACGCCGCGCAGGCCCAGGCCGCCGCGGCCGGTCCGCTCGCCCAGGCCGACCGCGACCAGGCGATCCTCACCGAGCAGGAGAAGGTCGCCGTGCGCCAGGCCGCCCTCAAGGAGCGCCAGCTCGACACCGAGGTGCGCAAGCCCGCGGACGCCGCCCGCTATCGCGTGGAGCAGGAGGCCGAGGCCGCGCGCAACGCCGCCATCGCCGAGGCCGAGGCCCGCAAGGCCGCCAGCATCGCCGCCGCCCAGGCCGACGCCGAGAAGGCCCGCCTCACCGGTGAGGCCGAGAAGGCGCGCCGCTCGGCCCTGGCCGACGCCGAGGCCATCGAGGGCACCCGGCGCGGTGAGGCCGACAAGGCCCTGCGCGTGGCCCAGGCCGACGCGACCCGCGCCGAGGGCGAGGCCCAGGCCAGCGCGATCCTCGCCACCGGGCAGGCCGAGGCCGAGGCGATGAACAAGCGCGCCGACGCCTTCGCCCGCTACAACGAGGCCGCGGTGCTGCAGATGCTGGTCGAGGTGCTGCCCAAGGTGGCCCGCGAGGTCGCGGCGCCGATGGCCGCCATCGACCACCTCACCGTCGTCTCCACCGACGGCGCCGGGGCCCTGCCCAGGCAGGTGACCGACAACCTCACCCAGACCCTGGCCATGCTCAAGAACACCACCGGCGTCGACATGCAGGAGATCCTCCAGCGGTACACCGCGAACGCCACCGGCGGGTCGGCCGCGGCCGCTGCGCCGGCGGTCGCGGCCCCGCGGGGCGACGCCGGCGCCTGA
- a CDS encoding hydantoinase/oxoprolinase family protein: MTADQRRIRVGIDTGGTFTDVVAVDEVSGEVVTTKTPSTPANPADGFIAGIEKILGLMGADGTDLTAVSHGTTVATNKLLEGKVERLGFVTTEGYEFMLEIARQAVPDGYGNSYFWVKPPRIVPADAVRTVRGRLDVSGGEVRPFSEEDAVAAARFFRERGITTIGVCFLHSYANDEHELAMREVLRREHPEAVVSISSEVLREYREYERAMTTLVDAAVKPNVSRYVTNIHERLDGFTGGRPVPFYVMKSNGGVLSADEVVHQPITTVLSGPAAGALGAALIAERAGFPRVLTCDGGGTSTDVSVVLDGEPTLTTEGSVGAYPSKIPMIDVVTVGAGGGSVAWVSPEGTLKVGPHSAGADPGPLCYGRGGTEPTITDAHLVLGRIPPHLLGGEIPLDAEAARAGVAALAERLGLDLERCAAGILEISAWNQANALRQVSVKRGLDVRDFMLTTFGGSGSLLACRLVDVLDLAGAVVPQNPGNLSAFGLLTVDVRNDYVQTHVARHEGLDLGAVAGVVDALTARGAAALTAEGFGADAHQFVRTADLRYFGQAYEVRVPAGAGVIDDAWADAVVTRFHDEHRGLYGYDFRDEPSQQVEWVNLRVTGVGPITRPELQPLAARVDADGPEPSDRPRQGHPGQRSTRPVCFDPDDGYVETPILWRPDLRAGDTFTGPAVVEEFGSTVPVHPGFAVRVDTWGNLVITKEGTR; the protein is encoded by the coding sequence ATGACGGCAGATCAGCGGCGTATCCGGGTCGGCATCGACACCGGTGGGACGTTCACCGACGTGGTCGCCGTCGACGAGGTCTCGGGCGAGGTCGTCACCACGAAGACGCCCAGCACGCCGGCCAACCCCGCCGACGGCTTCATCGCCGGCATCGAGAAGATCCTGGGCCTGATGGGGGCCGACGGCACCGACCTCACCGCCGTCAGCCACGGCACCACGGTGGCCACCAACAAGCTGCTCGAGGGCAAGGTCGAGCGGCTGGGCTTCGTGACGACCGAGGGCTACGAGTTCATGCTCGAGATCGCCCGCCAGGCCGTGCCCGACGGCTACGGCAACAGCTACTTCTGGGTCAAGCCGCCGCGCATCGTCCCGGCCGACGCCGTGCGCACCGTGCGGGGCCGGCTCGACGTCTCGGGTGGGGAGGTGCGCCCGTTCTCGGAGGAGGACGCCGTGGCCGCCGCTCGGTTCTTCCGTGAGCGCGGCATCACGACCATCGGGGTGTGCTTCCTGCACTCCTACGCGAACGACGAGCACGAGCTCGCGATGCGCGAGGTGCTGCGGCGCGAGCACCCCGAGGCGGTGGTCTCGATCAGCAGCGAGGTGCTGCGCGAGTACCGCGAGTACGAGCGGGCGATGACCACCCTGGTGGATGCCGCGGTCAAGCCCAACGTCAGCCGGTACGTCACGAACATCCACGAGCGGCTGGACGGCTTCACCGGCGGTCGGCCGGTGCCGTTCTACGTGATGAAGTCCAACGGCGGGGTGCTCTCGGCCGACGAGGTCGTGCACCAGCCGATCACGACCGTGCTGTCGGGGCCCGCGGCCGGGGCCCTCGGGGCCGCGCTCATCGCCGAGCGGGCGGGCTTCCCCCGGGTGCTCACCTGCGACGGTGGCGGCACCTCCACCGACGTCTCGGTGGTGCTCGACGGCGAGCCGACGCTGACCACCGAGGGCTCGGTGGGCGCCTACCCCAGCAAGATCCCGATGATCGACGTCGTCACCGTGGGGGCCGGCGGCGGGTCGGTCGCGTGGGTCTCGCCCGAGGGCACGCTCAAGGTCGGGCCCCACTCGGCCGGCGCCGACCCCGGGCCGCTCTGCTACGGCCGCGGCGGCACCGAGCCGACCATCACCGACGCGCACCTGGTCCTCGGCCGCATCCCCCCGCACCTGCTGGGCGGCGAGATCCCGCTCGACGCCGAGGCCGCCCGGGCCGGGGTGGCGGCGCTGGCCGAGCGGCTCGGCCTCGACCTGGAGCGCTGTGCGGCCGGCATCCTGGAGATCTCGGCCTGGAACCAGGCCAACGCGCTGCGCCAGGTGTCGGTCAAGCGCGGGCTGGACGTGCGCGACTTCATGTTGACCACCTTCGGCGGCTCGGGCTCGCTGCTGGCGTGCCGGCTGGTCGACGTGCTCGACCTGGCCGGCGCGGTCGTGCCGCAGAACCCCGGCAACCTCAGCGCCTTCGGGCTGCTCACCGTCGACGTGCGCAACGACTACGTGCAGACGCACGTGGCGCGCCACGAGGGGCTCGACCTCGGGGCGGTCGCCGGGGTGGTCGACGCGCTCACGGCGCGGGGGGCCGCGGCGCTGACGGCCGAGGGGTTCGGGGCCGACGCGCACCAGTTCGTACGCACCGCCGACCTGCGCTACTTCGGGCAGGCGTACGAGGTGCGGGTGCCGGCCGGGGCCGGGGTCATCGACGACGCCTGGGCCGACGCGGTCGTCACGCGCTTCCACGACGAGCACCGCGGCCTCTACGGCTACGACTTCCGCGACGAGCCGAGCCAGCAGGTCGAGTGGGTCAACCTGCGGGTCACCGGCGTCGGGCCCATCACCCGCCCCGAGCTGCAGCCGCTGGCCGCGCGCGTCGACGCCGACGGACCCGAACCGTCCGACCGGCCACGGCAGGGACACCCGGGGCAGCGCTCGACCCGGCCGGTCTGCTTCGACCCCGACGACGGGTACGTCGAGACCCCGATCCTCTGGCGTCCCGACCTGCGGGCGGGCGACACCTTCACCGGCCCCGCGGTCGTCGAGGAGTTCGGCTCGACCGTCCCGGTCCACCCCGGCTTCGCGGTACGCGTCGACACCTGGGGCAACCTCGTCATCACGAAGGAGGGCACCCGATGA
- a CDS encoding hydantoinase B/oxoprolinase family protein, with product MSTQAATGSPASRPDPAIDLEAYLAAAPANPAGLPTAYEHGGRLTAEGSTVDPILVEIVQGTLASVEMEVETAIARTSRSPMIRDAHDFRAGIHDRQLRKLTGRSYSALVHPVVRDFPIATMREGDVFFHNDVYESEGGIGHLPDLCVTVPVFHDGEVVAFVQAFGHHDDIGGAVPGSMPSNARTVFEEGLSVPPIRLWDAGTPNRAALRIMTRNSRMPDSLAADLDAECSACLMGARRLGELFARYGRESVETAFDAILDATTETYRREILDRIPDGSYVWEDYAEHDGVDEPMLHAQRITLTKTSTGGPGPGDGGPRLIIDFTGTGAQAKGPINHCGDYVGGNFLKKWLAPVLRNLADTPERMAELDVNEGVVPLIEMRFPEKGTLLTPVYPAPTNARTFVILRLLGVLAGVVAKAVDGRMPADQETIRYTGVYGKDRDGNDYLMREVLGGGSGGRYYADGEDTIHVVPDSRNLPTEFTESRFPFRVERLGLAVDSGGAGRHRGGLGYEKHLRMLADAHFMSIADRSILACWGVKGGKAGRPFEVTVDLGGPDERVVDALADAEPVRAGQVIRIRTTGGGGWGDPLERPYDEVERDLRWGKVSFEGARRDYGVVASGTRDEPLVDAAASDALRAERRAARGEEPFFDRGPGYARLSGGATSADVDWR from the coding sequence ATGAGCACGCAGGCCGCCACCGGCTCCCCGGCATCCCGACCCGACCCGGCCATCGACCTCGAGGCCTACCTCGCGGCGGCGCCGGCCAACCCCGCCGGCCTCCCCACCGCCTACGAGCACGGCGGGCGCCTCACCGCCGAGGGCAGCACCGTCGACCCGATCCTGGTCGAGATCGTCCAGGGCACGCTGGCCAGCGTCGAGATGGAGGTCGAGACCGCCATCGCACGCACCAGCCGCAGCCCGATGATCCGCGACGCCCACGACTTCCGCGCCGGCATCCACGACCGGCAGCTGCGCAAGCTCACCGGCCGGTCGTACTCGGCCCTGGTGCACCCGGTCGTGCGCGACTTCCCCATCGCGACCATGCGCGAGGGGGACGTGTTCTTCCACAACGACGTCTACGAGTCCGAGGGCGGCATCGGCCACCTGCCCGACCTGTGCGTCACGGTGCCGGTCTTCCACGACGGCGAGGTCGTCGCGTTCGTGCAGGCCTTCGGGCACCACGACGACATCGGCGGCGCCGTGCCCGGCTCGATGCCCAGCAACGCGCGCACCGTGTTCGAGGAAGGGCTATCGGTGCCACCGATCCGGCTGTGGGACGCCGGGACCCCCAACCGCGCGGCCCTGCGCATCATGACCCGCAACAGCCGGATGCCCGACAGCCTGGCCGCCGACCTCGACGCCGAGTGCTCGGCCTGCCTCATGGGCGCGCGCCGGCTCGGCGAGCTGTTCGCGCGCTACGGCCGCGAGAGCGTCGAGACCGCCTTCGACGCCATCCTCGACGCCACCACGGAGACCTACCGGCGCGAGATCCTCGACCGCATCCCCGACGGCAGCTACGTGTGGGAGGACTACGCGGAGCACGACGGGGTCGACGAGCCGATGCTGCACGCCCAGCGGATCACGCTGACCAAGACCAGCACCGGCGGCCCGGGGCCCGGCGACGGCGGCCCGCGCCTGATCATCGACTTCACCGGCACCGGCGCCCAGGCCAAGGGCCCGATCAACCACTGCGGCGACTACGTGGGGGGCAACTTCCTGAAGAAGTGGCTCGCGCCGGTGCTGCGCAACCTGGCCGACACCCCGGAGCGGATGGCCGAGCTCGACGTCAACGAGGGCGTGGTGCCGCTCATCGAGATGCGCTTCCCCGAGAAGGGCACCCTGCTCACGCCGGTCTACCCCGCCCCCACCAACGCCCGGACCTTCGTCATCCTGCGGCTGCTCGGCGTGCTCGCCGGCGTGGTGGCCAAGGCCGTCGACGGCCGGATGCCCGCCGACCAGGAGACCATCCGCTACACCGGCGTCTACGGCAAGGACCGCGACGGCAACGACTACCTGATGCGCGAGGTGCTCGGCGGCGGCTCGGGCGGGCGGTACTACGCCGACGGCGAGGACACCATCCACGTCGTGCCCGACAGCCGCAACCTGCCGACCGAGTTCACCGAGAGCCGGTTCCCGTTCCGGGTCGAGCGGCTCGGGCTGGCCGTCGACTCCGGCGGCGCCGGGCGCCACCGCGGTGGCCTGGGGTACGAGAAACACCTCCGGATGCTGGCCGACGCGCACTTCATGTCCATCGCCGACCGCTCGATCCTCGCGTGCTGGGGCGTCAAGGGCGGCAAGGCCGGGCGCCCCTTCGAGGTCACCGTCGACCTCGGCGGCCCCGACGAGCGCGTGGTCGACGCCCTGGCCGACGCCGAGCCGGTGCGCGCCGGGCAGGTCATCCGCATCCGCACCACCGGCGGCGGCGGCTGGGGCGACCCGCTCGAGCGCCCCTACGACGAGGTCGAGCGCGACCTGCGCTGGGGCAAGGTCTCGTTCGAGGGCGCCCGGCGTGACTACGGCGTGGTGGCCTCGGGCACCCGCGACGAGCCGCTGGTCGACGCCGCCGCCTCGGACGCGCTGCGCGCCGAACGCCGCGCGGCGCGGGGCGAGGAGCCGTTCTTCGACCGGGGCCCCGGGTACGCCCGGCTGAGCGGCGGCGCGACCTCGGCCGACGTCGACTGGCGGTGA
- a CDS encoding NmrA family NAD(P)-binding protein — protein sequence MTSPADDRPVVVGGAAGKTGRAVCSGLLARGVAVRGVVRPGREAAAAAGTEAVAVDLATGAGLAAALDGARAAYHLAPNVHPDEVGMARRAARAAAAVGLPHLVFHSVLRPHDARMPHHLRKGEAEAVLRAGIPGSLVVLRPASYQENLLPQVVAGEVVVPYAPEQPFSAVALADVAEAAATALLEPERAAGEHDLTGPEALSTHAMAAQAARVLGRPVRVRRVRADAWAAGPGAALPEDARALLLAMFAAYDEDGLVGDPADLTRLLGRPPTSWRDTVTRASAASRAEPVGDTS from the coding sequence GTGACCTCCCCGGCCGACGACCGCCCCGTGGTGGTGGGCGGGGCAGCGGGCAAGACCGGGCGCGCGGTGTGCTCAGGGTTGCTGGCCCGCGGCGTGGCTGTCCGAGGCGTCGTGCGGCCCGGGCGGGAGGCCGCGGCAGCGGCCGGGACCGAGGCGGTCGCCGTCGACCTCGCGACCGGCGCCGGCCTCGCAGCCGCTCTCGACGGCGCCCGGGCCGCGTACCACCTGGCCCCGAACGTGCATCCGGACGAGGTGGGGATGGCGCGCCGGGCCGCCCGGGCCGCCGCCGCCGTCGGCCTCCCCCACCTGGTCTTCCACTCCGTCCTGCGCCCGCACGACGCCCGGATGCCGCACCACCTGCGCAAGGGCGAGGCCGAGGCGGTGCTGCGCGCCGGCATCCCCGGGTCGCTCGTGGTGCTGCGGCCCGCGTCGTACCAGGAGAACCTCCTGCCCCAGGTGGTGGCCGGCGAGGTGGTGGTGCCCTACGCGCCCGAGCAGCCGTTCAGCGCGGTGGCGCTGGCCGACGTCGCCGAGGCGGCGGCCACGGCGCTGCTCGAACCCGAGCGCGCCGCGGGTGAGCACGACCTCACGGGGCCGGAGGCCCTGAGCACCCACGCCATGGCCGCGCAGGCGGCGCGCGTGCTGGGCCGGCCCGTGCGGGTGCGCCGGGTGCGGGCCGACGCGTGGGCGGCCGGCCCCGGGGCGGCGCTGCCCGAGGACGCCCGCGCCCTGCTGCTGGCGATGTTCGCGGCCTACGACGAGGACGGGCTGGTCGGCGACCCGGCGGACCTCACCCGGCTGCTGGGCCGGCCGCCGACATCCTGGCGCGACACCGTCACCCGCGCGAGCGCGGCATCGCGGGCTGAGCCGGTGGGAGACACGTCGTGA
- a CDS encoding CaiB/BaiF CoA transferase family protein codes for MRGPLDGITVVDLSRALAGPHAAMLLGDLGARVVKVESPSGDDTRGWGPPFVGPDDDPVSTYYLSCNRNKESIVLDLKSDDGRDVLTRLVRRADVLVENFRPGVLDRLGFDVDHLHDLNPGLVVLSISGFGHDGPEGGRAGYDQIAQGEAGLMSVTGPDADTPQRVGVPIGDLLAGLHGAFGVAAALREREVTGRGRVVRTSLLASVVGVHAFQGTAYTVAGQVGQAQGNHHPSLAPYGLFHAADGPVQVAVGSQGLWVRFAQAFGIDPEDPLLATNASRVAHREHLIEAIDGVFASWEAEALLARLAEVGIPAGQVRTLEQVYDWEQTRSQGLVIPVDHPVLGTIELPGPAIRFDDNAHGGGRETHLPPPALDEHGAAIRAWLDEPDPA; via the coding sequence GTGCGCGGCCCCCTGGACGGCATCACCGTCGTCGACCTCTCGCGCGCCCTGGCCGGCCCGCACGCCGCGATGCTGCTGGGCGACCTGGGCGCGCGCGTGGTCAAGGTCGAGTCCCCGAGCGGCGACGACACCCGCGGCTGGGGCCCGCCGTTCGTGGGGCCGGACGACGACCCCGTCTCGACGTACTACCTGTCGTGCAACCGGAACAAGGAGTCGATCGTCCTCGACCTGAAGTCCGACGACGGCCGGGACGTCCTCACCCGCCTGGTGCGCCGCGCCGACGTGCTGGTCGAGAACTTCCGCCCCGGCGTGCTCGACCGGCTCGGCTTCGACGTCGACCACCTGCACGACCTCAACCCCGGGCTGGTGGTGCTGTCGATCAGCGGCTTCGGGCACGACGGCCCCGAGGGCGGGCGCGCCGGGTACGACCAGATCGCCCAGGGCGAGGCCGGCCTGATGTCGGTCACCGGCCCGGACGCCGACACCCCGCAGCGCGTCGGGGTCCCCATCGGCGACCTGCTGGCCGGCCTGCACGGCGCGTTCGGGGTCGCAGCCGCCCTGCGCGAGCGCGAGGTCACCGGCCGCGGCCGGGTCGTGCGCACCTCGCTGCTGGCCTCGGTCGTGGGGGTGCACGCCTTCCAGGGGACCGCGTACACCGTGGCCGGGCAGGTGGGCCAGGCCCAGGGCAACCACCACCCCTCGCTCGCGCCGTACGGGCTCTTCCACGCCGCCGACGGCCCGGTGCAGGTGGCGGTCGGGTCGCAGGGCCTCTGGGTGCGGTTCGCGCAGGCCTTCGGCATCGACCCCGAGGACCCCCTGCTGGCCACCAACGCTTCCCGCGTCGCCCACCGCGAGCACCTCATCGAGGCCATCGACGGGGTGTTCGCGAGCTGGGAGGCCGAGGCGCTGCTGGCACGGCTGGCCGAGGTCGGTATCCCGGCCGGGCAGGTGCGCACCCTGGAGCAGGTCTACGACTGGGAGCAGACCCGCTCGCAGGGGCTCGTCATCCCGGTCGACCACCCGGTGCTCGGCACCATCGAGCTGCCCGGGCCGGCCATCCGGTTCGACGACAACGCGCACGGCGGCGGCCGCGAGACCCACCTGCCGCCCCCGGCGCTGGACGAGCACGGCGCCGCCATCCGGGCCTGGCTCGACGAGCCCGACCCGGCCTGA
- a CDS encoding carbamate kinase, with protein MRWSEVTMRVLLALGGNAMTGPDDSATPDAQIAAVTGAMASAAALVAAGHELVLTHGNGPQVGNLLVKNELAAHVVPPVPLDWCGAQTQGTLGFALLDALDTALARAGAVRPVAALVTRTLVDRDDPGFTRPTKPVGRSVDAEAAHRMAAHGQVWEDRGEKGWRRMVASPEPLEVLDVAAARTLLEAGYVVVAAGGGGIPVVRDPDGTLRGVEAVIDKDLTAALLARALDADVLVVATDVDHAATGFGTDAQRDLGRVGPSELRALAAAGEFRSGSMGPKVEALLRFVDAGGRRGVITSLARITDAVDGTFGTVVEPD; from the coding sequence GTGCGGTGGAGCGAGGTGACGATGCGGGTCCTCCTGGCCCTCGGCGGGAACGCCATGACGGGCCCCGACGACAGCGCCACCCCGGACGCACAGATCGCCGCCGTCACCGGGGCGATGGCCTCGGCCGCCGCGCTGGTCGCGGCCGGCCACGAGCTGGTCCTCACCCACGGCAACGGCCCGCAGGTCGGCAACCTGCTGGTGAAGAACGAGCTCGCCGCCCACGTGGTCCCGCCGGTCCCCCTCGACTGGTGCGGAGCCCAGACCCAGGGCACCCTCGGCTTCGCCCTCCTCGACGCGCTCGACACCGCCCTCGCCCGGGCCGGGGCGGTCCGGCCGGTGGCCGCGCTGGTCACCCGCACGCTGGTCGACCGCGACGACCCCGGCTTCACCCGCCCCACCAAGCCCGTCGGCCGGTCCGTCGACGCCGAGGCCGCCCACCGCATGGCCGCCCACGGCCAGGTCTGGGAGGATCGCGGCGAGAAGGGGTGGCGCCGGATGGTGGCCAGCCCCGAGCCGCTCGAGGTGCTCGACGTCGCGGCCGCCCGCACCCTGCTGGAGGCCGGCTACGTGGTGGTCGCGGCCGGCGGCGGCGGCATCCCCGTCGTCCGCGACCCCGACGGGACGCTGCGCGGGGTCGAGGCCGTCATCGACAAGGACCTCACCGCCGCGCTGCTGGCGCGGGCCCTCGACGCCGACGTGCTGGTGGTCGCCACCGACGTCGACCACGCCGCGACCGGCTTCGGCACCGACGCCCAGCGCGACCTGGGCCGGGTCGGGCCCTCGGAGCTGCGCGCCCTGGCCGCCGCGGGCGAGTTCCGCTCGGGCTCGATGGGCCCGAAGGTCGAGGCGCTGCTCCGCTTCGTGGACGCCGGCGGCCGCCGCGGCGTCATCACCTCGCTCGCCCGCATCACCGACGCCGTCGACGGCACCTTCGGCACCGTCGTCGAGCCCGACTGA